A region of the Primulina huaijiensis isolate GDHJ02 unplaced genomic scaffold, ASM1229523v2 scaffold29509, whole genome shotgun sequence genome:
TAGCAGCCATGTAATATTGGCTAGGTTTTTGATTGGCTTCGAGCAAGAAATCGATGGTTTGGCCTGGGGAAATGGTGATGTAATCGCTGATTAATGGCTTTGTGTAGCTCCCATCTGATCCGACCACTGTGATATTATGGTTTGCGATTTTGAAGAACATAATGTTGTTCATTACCGCATTGACCATTCGGAACAAATATGTCTTGCCGTATTCCACCATCACTTTGAACGTATCTAACATGTTTAATTCaggaaaaaataaagaatatgaGTTGAATACAATGTATAAATGAGattcaataatatttatttctcgagttataattattaatttgaaataACTTATTTCGATTTTacgatgataaaaaaataattccaaatatCTCTGGACAATTTGAAAGCTGGGATTTTCGAAGAAACATATTTTGGGCGACAGCGTTTCATTTGCGTGGTAATAAACATAGATAGAAGCTTTTCCATATATAGTGGAAAAATATCCAATCGTTCTCACCTTTCTTTTCCATTAATTTTCGTGGGCATTGACAAGAGACAATTAAGCTACTTAATtcttagaaattataatttgcttaattttatATGATTAATCACTAGGTGCATCTCACCACAACTATATATATGTCGACAATTCTTCCCGATTCTATTTCTATTGTAATTACCTTTATGAATATCAAACGACTCAGTTCGTGTGCGTGTGCGTGCTCGTTCACCTTCATTTTtttagagaaaattttaaataaatggtAACAGAGTTTTACCATTTCGTGAGCATTGGTATAAATCTCCAGGTTGGCCATTGATAAGGAAAGCATCAGACACATTTGGATCCCCTCCAGTTCGTAGAAATTCACTCAAAACAGCCTGTATATCACTCTTCCACCACTCCCCTGcaataaaacaaattataataataatatttcaagTTTGTAGAACCATCGTTTTACTAAAAACTATAGCTGATGATAACGAtgcaacttaaatattttaaatcatacagcAGCTTAATCACCACTTTTCGATTGTTCTACccagcagagacaattattgtatCTAATAATatctctcaataattgcactacTTGCAATCAATGTGGACCTTGACCATGATATCAGTTGTATGATCGAGCGCTTGccattttaccaaaaactataactgatggtaatggtgaaactcaaatattttaaattatacaacaGCATAAGGACCAGCTGAGACAATTATTACAACCAACAAAGCATTAGCTAATTATCATTTTCTTCCTTCTAGAGTTATTTTAAAGAACTTTAAATGTCCAAAGTCTTCGTTTTTTGTAAGGATTAGTCGActtgaaaattttgtaaaattaattgattatatataatatgttacATCTGtataaagaaaaacaataaagatttttatttcaaaGCTCGATAAGTCTTCAACACGTTTctagaaatttaattttcttagtCAAATTCAACAAATGGACCAGGGTGtgcaaaatacataattaatttcttgtaatttgaggtagccatgcatatatatttaaaaaaaaaacgaagacATGTAAAACCATACAAGTTATTTGTTATTTTGGAATCAGCGGAGATAAATAGTATATGGTATATATATGCGCACATATGTACCTAGTATGATTGGAATTTGTGCATAAGGTGTAGGAAAAGGATAGTCATTTTGAATCTTGGGATAGACGACGAGTGCACCGTGCACGGTGGCTCGCGACCAGTCGCTATGTGCATGCCACCACAAAGTTCCTATCTCATCTGATAGAACAATCCTTTGATTAAACATGGTTCCAGGTCGAATCGGGCACTGAGTAATGTACTCCGGTCCATCGGACCAAGGAAATCTTATCTGCTTCACGCCATGCCTACCAAGTAAATCGTTTTAGCGTAAAATTAGCTAGCTAGTATGTTCAAATAATGGTcaccaaattaattaattaagacaGAGCCAATATAGGAGCTAGGGCCGTCGTACCAATGAATGGTTATGTTTTCTTTTGCCTTGTTAATGACATCAATGACAATCGTGTCTCCTTGGGAGACATATATAGTCGGTCCTGGAAATTGTCCATTTACGGTCAATATGCTCTTGTTGCTGCAAAGCCTGCTGTAAGGAGTATCCGTTAcctgcaacaaataaatcaCGTTTTGGTCAAATATCAAATTGGAGATATTGATAGAGTAATGCTCAAAAGTCGggaaaaaatttgtttcaatgTTTCATGCAACGTGGATAGACAAAAAGGCAAATTCGTtcctaatatatataaaaaaagagcAAAACGACACTTACCACAAAGTAATGGTGATGAGTCATTGCATGGATAGAGAGAGTAAAACCAAGGAACACAAGAAACAAGAAAGGCAACATTGCCATCTTCGAAAATAATCTAATCATATTTTTCAGGAAACCAGCTTTATGATCTTTTTCAAAAATGTgatcttatatatatttatagagAATGAGAATTGGAGGCCAAGCTACAAAGTCAGGGGTTTGATTTGGTCACGCCAAACAAATATGATTTGGTTTGTAATTCAACCTTTTATTCCTCTTTGAATATCCATGCCAAGCGAAGAAAAACAGGAACATACGTACATTCATACGTACACGCACATAcaagctagctagctagctagcttgCTAGTGATTAACATATAGAGAAGGTTATGGTAAGTGTGTGTACGCAAGGTTTGATATTAGAAATGGTATCACACGTTTATAAATctgggaaaattatattttttgtttcataAAGTGTTTTTGTGATTTGCATTGGTCTTCTTCGTTGTAAAATTTTCGTATgctatttttgttgttttattaattttggtcattttttctGACGTGATGTTGATACGATACTAATGTGTACAACGTCACATCAGTGTTGTTGGTGAGTTTTCCATAACACTTTCACGAGATTTACAACTTGAAGATGATACGACTCAAGAAAATATGGTAGCAATTTCGAATTCGAGACAAGAGAGAACTCTTTGTCCTTAAAAACAAACTTGTCCACCACATGGTGCTCACGGGATATGACAATCGTCTTCTAAAATACAAAGACTTCTAACTTATGATAGTAACACTACAAATCACGAGTTGCATAAGTATAAAATGAAGCAAActcatttttgaaaagaaagaagaagaaaagtatAATATGAATGTAAATGATCTTCTTCTGTATGATTATctcaaagttgatgttattttttctctttgtcattttaattcattattatGGATTGATATTTAAGCTAGGGCACAAAGGGGCTCCTCTGTGCGACAGGAGGTGAGGAGGCGCTTAGGCGCCTCTACATGCTTACCACCGCGGCCTGGAATCTGGGCCGCATGTGGGATGCCTCCCCTTACTTATAGAACAATCAGTTTcgagttttatatatttattagcttaatttttattaattaagctATAAATTTATCTAACAATCAGCATTTTCAATAAAAAGatgattaaaattgtcaaaatttattaatactaaaatttaatgaaataaatggcTAAGATCAcgaataaacaaatatatatgatcAATTTTGACattaatgtatatatttttaagtaatgccagtcaattttatttttaaaccaaTCGGAGGATTTGAATTTCTAATTAGATTATTAAGAAAGATTAANGGAAAATTGAGTCCGACTCAGAGTTATAATGTAATTGAAATAACTACAGTATTTCTGGTACTTGTTCCCGTCATAATTATTCGTGGTATTGTTTCCAATTATTACTATGTAATTTTTCCCTAACATATATAATTGTAATACTCCCATCAACGTTGAACAGCTGGCCTCAATCCTCATATGTTGTTTGGGTAATTATGTATGGCTATAACAgattatttattaattcattaattaatttacttAGTTGATTAATTGATTGATTAACGGAGATGCCCACATTCAAACAGACCTCCTGCAGGCCTATGTTTGTCGATAAAATGTGTAAGTAttaatattttggtttactaaTGTATTTGTTTCAGTTTCCTAATGTTGGTTTACTTAAGTAACATGAATTTTTGAAAAGTattatttcttatatattttattttcagtcGTTCTTCAGTTTTTATgtgtattaaagtataaaatTATTCCCATTAAAaaagtataaaattatttaaaaaattatgtaacaaacataaaaataacatCATACGAAAATATATTTGATCAACTAATCGGAATCACTTTAGAAAATTGTGTTGGACTTTGGAGGATTATTGGGCTGTTCTATTCTGAATGGAAAATTTTGACTAGTGCCTTATGACATTGATAAGTGGATGCTTAAGTGTAGAAGGAGTGTCTCATGtagtaaaataatattaacacAAGTAAGCTTataatattgatttatattttgtgAATGTATAAGAATGATTGGTAAAGATGTTTTCTCTCGCACACCCTTGTGTATGGGTGCAAATCAAGGGAACGATTTGCACTGAAAAATGCTTGACTTATGTGCAAGTATACGAGCGTGACACGAGTGTGTCGAATGTCGGGCCGATCAAGGCAAAACTGGCCACCTGACTTTTACTATTTTcctgaatttttattttcgaaaattcactCTAATTCTTTCTGGATGTGACATTCCACGGTGCTCCATATGGCTGATTGTTGGTGTTCTAGTTGAGTAATCTTTGGCCTTTCGGATGGCGTATGTGACTGTCTATGTGGAACTCAAGTGCCTATATATAGAGGCTGCCTCAAGTTCTTCAAGCATATCTCACACTCACATATTACTTTCATCTCCAACTCGCATATTACTTTCATCTCCAACACGTGATAAAATTCACGTATTTCTTCAGTTCGCCGACGTAATACCTTCATACTAGGTTACTGCTGTTTGTTCCATTGTATTATGAGAAATAGTCCTCTAACTTGATCATCGAAGCTCATACCGAAGAAGACGAATCTATTTCAAGGACATTGTACTTCATACAAAAtccataaataatattattcataATCTTAAGATATATCAATCTTACCTCCAAACTTCTATGTAAAATATACACAAGAATATGCTTAAAAATACCAACATTCATATCATAATTACACACACCATAccttttcttaattaaattttagtcACACACAGTTTACATAATATATACTCAAATTCAAAACATTCGATAAGTagaaatcataatatataatttcttGACAGCATCATGAACATCAACACGGTGGCATGTCCGGTGGCGGTGGCAGTAACCATTCGTCCGCGCGCTTCCCGTTTTTCACAATGAAAACTGTGTTCATTCCCCATACTAGGTGACGTTCAAAATGGCAATGCATAAACCATACCCCTATTTTAAGCAAAATAAGAGTCAGATATAACATATTTATAAACCAATAATTGCAAATATATCATTTACTGCATAACTTTGTCCCtcaactttattttaaaaagtataaTTATAGTAAGATCAAGGCATTCTTTTCAATTAAAAACCGTGTTTCAAAATATTATGTTCCAATCAAATTAAACAGCAGACATTTACTTCATTTAAGAAAGTAAATTAATGTTATCACCTGGATTATCTGCCTTGAATCGAATTGCGGTCCATCCGTTCCTTGGGACACCAATGGTGTTACGTAGAGGAGGGTCGACAAGATTATATTTCGATGTGTCACGGCGCTCATCGAAATTCCCGAACCCGTGCCCCACAACGTAGAAACTGAATCCATGTAAATGCATAGGATGATCTATCCCGGCAACAAGATTTGTGCCTTGTAAAACCAGTTCTACCAATGACTTATACTCCAGAACTTTCGCTTGTGTCCCTCTTTTCGCAATCTCTAGTTCCAGGGGAAGAAAATCTGCAGTGTAGTTGAACACGAAGGGCGGATGACTCGGGAAACGCTTTCCAAACACGCCACGAATGCCGTAGTAGTACGCCTCTAGAATGTCGAACCAAGGGCTCACAAAGCTGACGTTGTTCATGCTGGCGCCGAGACGTGTCCCGTTCGGGCCTGCGCATGTTTGGTTGGGAGAGCATGGGAATGCGTTTACGGAGATTGTCGATATGAGTCGTTTGGTTATGTTGAGAGGGACCAAGGCTGGATGGGATTCAGAGTTCAAACTTCTGAGGCTGTATGTGAAGTTTACAGCTGCAGAAGTGTCGTTGTAGTAGGGAAGGTAGGGCAGAAAAGGCATCGTCGTGGAAGGACCGTGACGCCCTCGATATCTTATGATCCCTGCATTAGTGGTGGAGTCATAAATTACAGGAAAATTTGGTGATAAATTtacaaaagatttttttatgcTTATGTAGAATAATTAATTGCATTTTCGAATCCCCGCAACGGAACTCGTATGTAAAATCCTAGCTTGTAAAAATTGAAATGGATTAAACCcacctatattttaaataacagaTCATAAAAACCCATAGTTTATAGTATGCAAAGTATTTAAGAGCgtcaaatgacataaattagGGTTTTTCATCTTTCATCTTCATTGTTTAAAACGGATTGATATCTGCATATTTTCACAAGTCTTTAGGTTTTTCAACTTAATTACGTTTTTACCAtggatcatatatatatattacaatttatcCTTTACCTGTAGTCGTTGTGTTGTCAAAACTAACCCCAACACCATTTACATATGGTCTGGCGGCCATGTAGTATCGGTCGTGTTCTCGTTGATCGGCACGTAGAAGGCAGTCCATGGTCTGTCCTGGGCTAATTGCGATATAATCTCTGGTCAGAGGTTTAGTGTAGCTCGCATCCGTTCCAACAACTGTTAGCTTGTGTTTAGCCACCCCAAAGAAGAGGATTTCATTCAAGTCCGAATTGATTATACGAAGGAGATATGTGTTGCCATATGTCACATTCACTTTAAATGTGCCTACCAAATATTCCACAATTACAAAGTTTGTTTTGAAATAACACGTACATATATATACGTAAATGACATTAATCATATAAGAAGAGAAGCTGTCCATTTTTAGGTGTTAATGCAACAAAGATGTAATCAATTTTAAGGTTCTTTAATTTCAGCAAATTAGCTAGCTGTGGCCTTTTTGCATTATTACGTTCTATTCCATATTGCCAAATTCTTCTATATATAGGTCGATTCATTAAAGCCGGCGGACACAAATGGATCTTTCTTGTTGGCCGATTATACTATATTGAAAGAGGAGACTATATCGTCGTTCAAAATTAAATACATGTTACAGAGACAATAAAATTCTTATATGACACCCAAAAATGTTGATTTAGACCAAAAAACGTCGACGTGACATGACAACCAAAAATGTTTATGTGTCACCGACGTCACGTCAACGCTCCGATGAGAAAAGACTTAAAATGAGAGAAAGTGTAAGTTAATTAACTAAAATCATGATTTGACtaataacatgataaaaaataaaaaatatgcaagttattagaccaaaaatattattttatggaattaTGATACGGAAAATATTATTGTCTATGTTTTACAACATTAGTTACGTTAGTTTGTATATGTACTAATGAAAAATTCGTAATTTGTTGACTGGTCCGTTGCTGATACACACCACAATTCCCTCGTGTACTCAAGTATGCATGTGGAAtaaaaaataactttaaatGATAGCAACTTGAAACCCACCAGGTTTTGAGCATGGATAAAAATCCCCAGGCTGACCATTTAAAGTATATGCATCAGAATCCCTCGGTTGCCCTCCACTAGCAACAAATTCCTCATAAACTTTCATTATATCCTTTTTCCACCACTCCCCTACACTCAAAAGCACGTCGTATTTAGACATCGATCAAAACAACctcaatgatatatacgttctgtatatattaaaataattgagGCAAAAATTAACTCGGAATATGAATtgcatatatttaattaaaatgtatATATGCACACCTAGTATGATTGGAATCTCTGCAACGGGTCTGTGGAATGGGTAGGACGTTCCTTGTTTCGGGTAGATGATGATCGCGCCATGCACCGTAGCACGAGACCAATCACTATGTGCATGCCACCATAACGTCCCTTCTTCTGTTGAAAATATAACCCTTTGGCTGAACTTGTTTCCAGGTTGGATCGGACATTGTGTGACATATTCAGGGCCATCTGTCCAAGGATTTCTAGGCTGTTTCACCCCATGCCTGAAAATTTTCATGGCCTTTTACATAACTTCCAAGCCATAAGCATACGTACATAGCGTAAACTTCTATCAACTTTTCTAACAAATCAATGCACTAGCAATGATAATCACAGAAATTTTCTTACCAGTGGATGGTGAGGTTGTATTTTCCTCTGTTATGGACATCCACAACTATAGTGTCACCCTTGTGAACTTTCAGAGTTGGCCCCGGAAACTGCCCATTCACCGTCAAAATCTTCTTTTCCTTACATAATCTCATGTATGAAGCTTCCGTCacctaaaaatacaatttatatttataccATACAATATATACAACACCCGAAATTTCATATACGACACGAACTTGAGGCTAAGAGGACGAGGTACAGTTATATAACGATATTTAGCACTCACAATGAAACGATAACGACGAACGAAGGCTCCCGAACTAAGGGAGGAAACAAAGATTATGAAAATTAGAACATGAAGGTATTTAAGATACATTTTTATGCAGATGTTAGAACAAATATTATGTTAAattctatatattatatataacattGAAGCGTATTTCTCCAGGACTTTATTTATAGAGTTGTGTGGAGGAAATACGAAAAAGGGGTTCAGTTGGCTGACTAATgcaatatataattagatgtagtaaggaaaaatattttggcaaATTGGCATATGCATCTATAGAAGTGGACACTTAAGACTTTAGTGTCCTTATATTatcttatatattaatattgacCGATCGATATTAATTAGTTTGGGAGTAAAATCAATATTTGCTTCTACgttaatgtaaaataatttcGTTGATCAAAATCTTCTTAGAAGGATAGTAGTTAAAGAATATACTAAAGAAATGCGTAGCACGCAGTGTTACAGATATGGAAAAACACATACATTAATTCCTCATTCTTGGAATTGAAGTtaagtgaatatattttttgagtgtTCAAGAAGAAGTGATCGAGTAATGGACATTACGGGAACAGGTATTATGAGTGCTATCTCCATTAAAcactaaaaaaaataccaaaaataacTCTTAATTATCAATGCATTCAATTCAAGATATCGATGGAACACCGTCCTAGGGCTTGAGATTTAGGTCATAACTTATATGGTtttgtcttctttttttttttttctcaaatgtATTTCATGAAAGAGTATTTTTTCTTTGTTCACTATCTTGTTCGATTTTAGGTTTTTGTTCGCTAAgttttcaaagtttggttttggtataattacttttatttttgaCTATTATCGTCTAATTGTTGACGTGAAATCGAAAAATACTGACAAGTTACCGGAAAATGCAGACCTGACATCGAAAAAATGTTGATCGGACATAAAAAATTTTTTGACTTATCATATGTCACATCAGCAATTGAACCAaaataactgaaaattaaaagtcatTATACCAAAAACAAATTAACTTCATATATAGCCCAAAATTGAACAAgttaatgaattaaaaaattcatttttccttAAATATTAATACATGATACGTGTgctatgaaatttaaaaaaaatagaaaaaaaaaaagaaaattaagagTTAGCACAATGAAAAGTAAATAATTTCTAAAACCAGCTTGATATTAAAAGCTTCGAGTGAAGTAATGTTCTAAATTTAGACATTTCCAGATCATAAACCAAAGATAATTAATTACTAAGATGTTCTTGCTTGCAATCAAAGCATAGATATTGTATTTGTCGACAAGTGACTCATCTTTTCTTCCTTTGGTAAAACATAGTTTTCTTGTATCTATCCTGATTGGAATCGGGACCAGACCCTTATTTTTTATGGTCAGTCTGTGCAAACGGTGGAGATGTGAAATACATTCAAAATCCAATACAAAACTCGAAATTTCACTGTTTTCTCAGTATATATATAACacgtttaatatattttaaaaagacaaattttaattatatatacacacacacacacacacacacactaatcCTCTAGGATTTGACCTGTGTATCACACGCACTAGGAATATTGGAAAAGGGAAATAAATTGTTCTATTAAAAGGTAATTTTTGTCCTTTAAAAAAGGtaatttttgttcttaattAGCATTCGTAAGTGACTCGACGCAATAAACTTGATCAGTGTGACTTTGTCTCCACAATTCACCTAATTTAGTTCATCATCTCATTGTTCTAGGATATTTGttaaaaatgatatattattataatttttttgagatAAGATTTcgaatttttaattaaactcGACAGAATGCATAAGGTGGAATTGCTATTAACCATATATAAAGGCTttctctaatattttttttttattttataaatttcaatcATGGAGATTTATGCTCTTGAAATATGATTATTGAGGGCCAATTGTTAAGATGAACAGACAAAAgggaaatttttaattttggtatgatgtatttctcattttatgattttaattttttatattgtcaaatttcaaacATGGCACGTTGACCTGATTCCGACGTATTGCTCACGTAAATAGTTTTGaatcaacatttttttaaaatgaaaaatgactaaagttgtcaaaaattgaaaattacatTACTGAAACTTAACTTTGACAAATATTGAGGACAAAAATGcaaagaaacaaattaaatatacatgatcagtaaattttttctaaataaatatagagagttgttgatatattatttacacaaaaaaaatcacaagTTGAAGAAAGAATAACCATCCTTTTTTTTTGGGATCAAATAATGAACCTTGTTATTCCTATTGAAAATTGAGTTAATTTATAAGGTAGAGATCCTTGTTAGATTTATGTGTTTGGTATAACTTTACGGTGGTATACTAACTTTAGTGAACAATTCACAACTCTGCCCAcctattttttttgtatgaatATTTATTATCTATGAAATTTATATGCTCTGAGAAAAGTAATTACATGGGAATGTGTAACCTTTAgcaaatgtattttaaataaaaattattaatttatttataaaaatcaaattagAGGCAAACGATTAAAATCTATCGGGAAACTATTCCCTTTTTGCAGAGTGAATCAATTGGAATAAGCTAAATTCGGGCTTCGATGTCGCGCATAAATCTGCGGAGCATGCCATACATATGCTAACAAGTTCTCTAAATAATCAATCTACCACGAATATTAGTTTGGTTTATTATAACTCATTTTTAGGAGAAATTGTTCCTTTTGCCAACTTGCTATTTAGTAGAAtgcctttttttttattactctcACACTTTTTAGGAGGACTGGGAATTAATTTATTAGATGTTTACAGAAGAATGTTCATCTTTCAGACAAAAAGTTCGTTGCAAATAAACTGTTACATAATATTTTCATCATACAATATAGTTGCTCATATCAGTGAATACGTACATGTGCTTTTTTTACTTGCTGAAATTGTTTTTTTCTCTACATTTTCACAACTATGTCCCTTTGCTTTTACTGAGAAGCATTGAGGATTTATTGAGGCCAGCACTTTTATTTAAAGCATCGCTCCAGAATTTAAATGCAGTCCAATTTCTGAATGCCGTTTAGTCAAATTTTTGTCTGCACGGTTGCCTGGACGCATTTTCCCCTTCCTTTCCTTGTTTTTGTGGTTGTGGTTTCCCCTACCATAGGTATATTTTCTTGGTTCATGTGACTCAGTGCACAGAGTCATTCAAAAGGAAGCCATCATTACAATGTCGGTTCCTTAAAGATTTCCTTTTGGACAAGACTTTTGCTGACTAGGCTAGCTATGACATAAGTTCACGGAGAGAATTGTTTTTAAAACAATGAATTGTCtttatgtttttgttttggCCTCCTGGAGTAAAAAAACTGAATTATCCAATAATTCAGGAAGCTGTTTTTCAGACCGTTAGTTTCATTTTTGAGGATCCTTAAGTTCAGTGGATCAAAGAGGTCAGTCAACTTTGCTAACTTCCACTGAATTGTAATTGAGATTTTTTCTTATCATGTGGGGATGCTTAAATGGTAATTCCTCTAGATTGCCGTTCATTACTACTCGCTGTGGAACtatcaaataaaaacaattcCTTCGAATGCTTGATTCTTTTATGACTTCGATGTTCAAGAAGAGCTGAGGCGTTATTTCATTTCCCAGATTGGTTGGAAGGACAAGCCACCGAATACATAGTTGCAACATTTGGTGATTATTTTACAGGCATCAAGATGTAAGTCATTTCAGACATTTTGTATAAATCTTACAAGTGGTTCTGAACAATTTAAATCTAGTTCTAAATTTCATCAATTCATTATGAAAGTCTCAATGGTTTTTTGGGATTAATGCAATGTGATTagacttttttaaaaattcaatcaGTGTTTGTCAAGGTACATTGAAGAATGATCATTTAGGCGATTTGTTGATGCTTGCATGGAAGAAACTGTTATTATCTATGTTGACAATCTTCTAGTACAGGTGCTtaacatgaaaattttgaaattgcaTTCCTGCTACTTGCATGCACCTCATCATTTCGACATTGATGGTCTTGTTTCC
Encoded here:
- the LOC140967866 gene encoding laccase-14-like, encoding MIRLFSKMAMLPFLFLVFLGFTLSIHAMTHHHYFVVTDTPYSRLCSNKSILTVNGQFPGPTIYVSQGDTIVIDVINKAKENITIHWHGVKQIRFPWSDGPEYITQCPIRPGTMFNQRIVLSDEIGTLWWHAHSDWSRATVHGALVVYPKIQNDYPFPTPYAQIPIILGEWWKSDIQAVLSEFLRTGGDPNVSDAFLINGQPGDLYQCSRNDTFKVMVEYGKTYLFRMVNAVMNNIMFFKIANHNITVVGSDGSYTKPLISDYITISPGQTIDFLLEANQKPSQYYMAARVYASAATFDNTTTTAIVEYLGNYTTPSSPSLPTLPAINDTLASTNFTGKLRSLADKTHPVDVPLKPSTILFFTLSINLLPCDNNATNCTGPFNGRFAASVNNNSFVLPSVSVLQAYYDRIKGVYTNDFPSKPPLRYNYTETFVPQDLWRSGNGTRVRVLEYNSTVELVFQGTNSVAGIDHPMHLHGHSFYVVGWGFGNFDKDKDPLNYNLVDPPFQNTIAVPRNGWTAIRFRANNPGVWLMHCHLERHISWGMEMVFIVKNGKGSNATMLPPPKDFPRC
- the LOC140967867 gene encoding laccase-15-like, translating into MYLKYLHVLIFIIFVSSLSSGAFVRRYRFIVTEASYMRLCKEKKILTVNGQFPGPTLKVHKGDTIVVDVHNRGKYNLTIHWHGVKQPRNPWTDGPEYVTQCPIQPGNKFSQRVIFSTEEGTLWWHAHSDWSRATVHGAIIIYPKQGTSYPFHRPVAEIPIILGEWWKKDIMKVYEEFVASGGQPRDSDAYTLNGQPGDFYPCSKPGTFKVNVTYGNTYLLRIINSDLNEILFFGVAKHKLTVVGTDASYTKPLTRDYIAISPGQTMDCLLRADQREHDRYYMAARPYVNGVGVSFDNTTTTGIIRYRGRHGPSTTMPFLPYLPYYNDTSAAVNFTYSLRSLNSESHPALVPLNITKRLISTISVNAFPCSPNQTCAGPNGTRLGASMNNVSFVSPWFDILEAYYYGIRGVFGKRFPSHPPFVFNYTADFLPLELEIAKRGTQAKVLEYKSLVELVLQGTNLVAGIDHPMHLHGFSFYVVGHGFGNFDERRDTSKYNLVDPPLRNTIGVPRNGWTAIRFKADNPGVWFMHCHFERHLVWGMNTVFIVKNGKRADEWLLPPPPDMPPC